The Saccharomonospora glauca K62 genome has a segment encoding these proteins:
- the ku gene encoding non-homologous end joining protein Ku produces MARAIWSGALNFGLVTVPVELYGATQDHTIHFRQFQRGTSDRIRYRRVNERTGEEVPYDEIVKGYDLGGEEYVIIEPRELDEIAPGRSKTIDIDAFVGLEEIDPIYFQKTYWLAPAKEEFGRAYSLLLDALSKTNRVGLARLVMRGKEYIAAVRAGDGVLMLNTLLFPEDIKQPNEVVDLPELGRAGEREVDMAVNLIESMAEEWNPEDYHDTYTERVMRLIEDKRAGRTITPAEEPREPTRIVDLFEALSRSVEGRRQQSGKPTERDKTSTTEEPRRAKPSRSKRTEPTLSELTKGDLDRMARDLGIKGRSKMNRAELEKAIKDASRRQKRRRAS; encoded by the coding sequence GTGGCACGCGCGATCTGGAGCGGAGCTCTCAACTTCGGCCTGGTGACGGTACCCGTCGAGCTCTACGGCGCCACCCAGGACCACACCATCCATTTCCGGCAGTTCCAACGCGGTACGTCCGACCGCATCCGCTATCGCAGGGTGAACGAGCGAACGGGTGAGGAGGTCCCGTACGACGAGATCGTCAAGGGCTACGACCTCGGCGGCGAGGAATACGTGATCATCGAACCGCGGGAGTTGGACGAGATCGCGCCCGGCCGCTCGAAGACCATCGACATCGACGCCTTCGTCGGCCTGGAGGAGATCGACCCGATCTACTTCCAGAAGACCTACTGGCTCGCGCCCGCCAAGGAGGAGTTCGGGCGGGCCTACTCGCTGCTCCTCGACGCCCTGAGCAAGACCAACCGGGTGGGGCTGGCGAGGCTCGTGATGCGCGGCAAGGAGTACATCGCCGCCGTGCGGGCGGGCGACGGCGTGCTCATGCTCAACACGCTGCTCTTCCCCGAGGACATCAAACAGCCCAACGAGGTCGTCGACCTTCCCGAGCTGGGCCGGGCCGGGGAACGGGAGGTCGACATGGCCGTGAACCTGATCGAGTCGATGGCGGAGGAGTGGAACCCCGAGGACTACCACGACACCTACACCGAGCGGGTCATGCGGCTCATCGAGGACAAGCGGGCGGGCCGGACCATCACCCCGGCCGAGGAACCGCGGGAGCCCACGAGGATCGTGGATCTGTTCGAGGCGCTGTCCCGCAGCGTGGAGGGCCGCAGGCAGCAGAGCGGAAAACCCACGGAACGCGACAAGACCTCGACAACCGAGGAGCCTCGCCGCGCCAAGCCGTCCCGAAGCAAGCGGACCGAACCCACCCTGTCCGAACTCACCAAGGGTGACCTCGACCGGATGGCACGTGACCTCGGTATCAAGGGCCGCTCCAAGATGAACCGCGCCGAGTTGGAGAAGGCCATCAAGGACGCGAGTCGGCGTCAGAAACGACGTCGCGCCTCCTGA
- a CDS encoding DNA polymerase ligase N-terminal domain-containing protein, whose amino-acid sequence MANWDVPDTTPLPLRPLRAGKDGGWDKARPIQSLYVVEEHERGLHYDFRLQFDDMTACWAIPEHPSPIPGDKRLAIRTPEPETCHGILWDTGTVELLNDLTWHHALAEGRLALRLNGERLHGVFVMVRAHRSPDQEQWLLITKETEPSSDAGAVTASVEERR is encoded by the coding sequence ATGGCGAACTGGGACGTGCCCGACACCACGCCCCTGCCGCTGCGCCCGCTGCGGGCGGGGAAAGACGGCGGGTGGGACAAAGCACGCCCAATCCAGTCACTCTACGTAGTTGAAGAGCACGAGCGCGGGCTTCACTACGACTTCCGGTTGCAATTCGACGACATGACCGCGTGCTGGGCGATCCCCGAGCACCCGTCGCCGATCCCCGGCGACAAGCGACTCGCCATCCGCACCCCGGAACCCGAGACCTGTCACGGGATCCTGTGGGACACGGGCACCGTCGAGCTCCTCAACGACCTGACGTGGCACCACGCCCTCGCCGAGGGGCGGTTGGCACTACGCCTGAACGGCGAGCGGCTCCACGGCGTCTTCGTCATGGTGCGGGCCCACCGCAGCCCCGACCAGGAGCAGTGGTTGCTCATCACGAAGGAGACCGAACCCTCCTCCGACGCGGGCGCCGTGACCGCCTCCGTCGAGGAACGCCGGTGA